A window of Xiphophorus hellerii strain 12219 chromosome 7, Xiphophorus_hellerii-4.1, whole genome shotgun sequence contains these coding sequences:
- the LOC116723580 gene encoding ADP-ribose glycohydrolase OARD1-like, which produces MCKTEKLYQSTNWTLKYVTGDLFSCPRDESLAHCISEDCRMGAGIAVMFKKKFGRVSELKEQKKLPGQCAVLTHDQRFIYYLITKKKASQKPTYVNLRQSLEDMKSHCLENGVNRISIPRIGCGLDQLQWSKVSKILEQIFKETNISITVYSLPCVGSKLQMHAV; this is translated from the exons ATGTGCAAAACTGAGAAACTCTATCAATCAACCAACTGGACATTAAAGTATGTCACCGGAGATTTGTTCTCCTGTCCACGCGATGAATCCTTGGCCCACTGCATCAGTGAAGACTGTCGCATGGGAGCAGGCATAGCGGTGATGTTCAAGAAGAAGTTTGGTCGAGTCTCAGAGTTAAAGGAGCAGA AGAAGCTTCCAGGGCAGTGTGCTGTCCTGACACATGATCAACGTTTCATCTACTATCTG atcacaaagaaaaaagccagCCAGAAACCCACGTATGTCAACCTAAGACAGAGTCTGGAAGACATGAAATCTCACTGCTTAGAAAATGGTGTCAATAGGATATCAATACCTCG AATTGGCTGTGGCCTGGACCAGCTGCAATGGTCAAAGGTGTCAAAGATCCTGGagcagatctttaaagagacaaatatcTCCATCACAGTGTACAGCCTGCCCTGTGTTGGGTCAAAGCTTCAAATGCATGCCGTgtag